A region of Cheilinus undulatus linkage group 10, ASM1832078v1, whole genome shotgun sequence DNA encodes the following proteins:
- the nanos1 gene encoding nanos homolog 1 has product MDFLNHNYLNARSPYDYTFNFWNDYLGLTTLVTKNNKLSMPQNPNSITESLKATLGLDDSPPCPCVIAGGVVGESGHMDCCCPSGSPPPASILDLKERFSILSPFQNQLGVQPEREVGFGGSFAGFDLFGMERKMRKPASRSKQEPKICVFCRNNGAPEEVYGSHVLKTPDGRVVCPILRAYTCPLCSANGDNAHTIKYCPLSKEQPSQRPLKGGRAVGGKRMKIF; this is encoded by the coding sequence ATGGATTTTCTCAATCACAACTATTTGAACGCGCGCAGCCCCTATGACTATACTTTTAATTTCTGGAACGACTATCTCGGGCTGACGACGTTGGTCACGAAGAATAATAAGCTCAGCATGCCTCAGAACCCGAACTCCATCACCGAGTCCCTGAAAGCCACCCTGGGTTTGGACGATTCTCCTCCGTGTCCGTGCGTAATCGCGGGCGGCGTTGTTGGAGAGAGCGGGCATATGGACTGCTGCTGCCCGTCCGGGAGCCCCCCTCCGGCCTCCATCCTGGACTTGAAGGAGCGTTTCTCGATACTGAGCCCCTTCCAGAACCAGCTCGGGGTCCAGCCCGAGCGGGAGGTGGGCTTCGGTGGGAGCTTCGCGGGGTTCGATCTGTTCGGCATGGAGAGGAAGATGCGTAAACCCGCCTCCAGGAGCAAGCAGGAGCCCAAAATCTGCGTCTTCTGCCGAAATAACGGAGCACCGGAGGAGGTGTACGGCTCCCACGTCCTGAAGACCCCGGACGGGAGGGTTGTGTGCCCCATTCTGAGGGCTTACACATGCCCCCTCTGCAGTGCCAACGGGGACAATGCCCACACGATAAAATACTGTCCTCTGTCTAAAGAGCAGCCATCCCAGCGACCATTAAAGGGAGGTAGAGCTGTGGGTGGTAAGAGGATGAAAATATTCTAA